From a region of the Thiorhodovibrio winogradskyi genome:
- the rpsI gene encoding 30S ribosomal protein S9, translating to MTQMHYATGRRKSAAARVFLTLGSGKIEVNGKPLDKFFGRETARMVVRQPLETLSMLDRIDMRITVSGGGTTGQAGAIRHGIARALVDYNDAYRAPLRQAGFLTRDAREVERKKIGLHKARKRPQFSKR from the coding sequence ATGACGCAGATGCACTATGCCACCGGGCGCCGCAAAAGCGCGGCTGCGCGGGTATTCCTGACCCTTGGCTCGGGCAAGATCGAGGTCAACGGCAAACCGCTCGATAAGTTCTTTGGCCGCGAGACCGCGCGTATGGTCGTGCGCCAACCACTGGAGACGCTCTCCATGCTCGACCGGATAGACATGCGCATCACGGTCAGCGGCGGCGGCACCACGGGGCAGGCCGGCGCCATTCGCCACGGTATCGCCCGCGCCCTGGTTGACTATAACGACGCCTACCGCGCGCCGCTGCGCCAAGCCGGCTTCCTCACTCGCGACGCGCGCGAGGTCGAGCGCAAGAAGATTGGTCTGCACAAGGCCAGAAAGCGCCCGCAGTTCTCCAAGCGTTAA
- a CDS encoding proline--tRNA ligase encodes MRLSQFPLNTLKETPADAEIASHQLMLRAGMIRKLAAGLYTWLPLGLRVLRKVEAIVREEMNRAGALEVSMPAVQPAELWQESGRWEKYGPELLRIRDRHQREFCFGPTHEEIITELARNELRSYKQLPVNYYQIQTKFRDEIRPRFGVMRAREFLMKDAYSFHLDSASLAETYEIMYQTYSRIFRRCGLDFRAVQADTGSIGGNASHEFHVLASSGEDAIAFSTGSDYAANVELAEAVAPAAAAPAPTQEARLVDTPEAKTIAELVEQFGQPIERTVKTLIVAAAEDGLEAKGTQDKKDTRDSKGNNDGENSAMPKAGLIALLVRGDHGLNSVKAEKLPQVASPLRMATEEEIRAAIGAGPGSLGPKDLPIPCVVDRAVAVAADFSAGANQDGKHWFGLNWGRDLPLPPVADLRNVEEGDPSPDGQGQLTIARGIEVGHIFQLGTKYSQAMKAVVLDDAGKAITPTMGCYGIGVSRVVAAAIEQHHDERGIRWPEPIAPFSVALLPMKLGKSYRVREAAERLHQDLENAGIEVLYDDRDARPGVMFADMELIGIPHRLVIGDKHLDNGKLEYKGRRDQDMQLIDLDQAIPFLLRQLAANSN; translated from the coding sequence ATGCGCCTGTCTCAGTTCCCCCTCAATACCCTGAAAGAAACCCCGGCGGATGCCGAGATTGCCAGCCACCAGCTGATGCTGCGCGCCGGCATGATCCGCAAACTCGCCGCCGGACTCTACACCTGGCTGCCGCTCGGCCTGCGCGTGCTGCGCAAGGTCGAGGCCATTGTGCGCGAGGAAATGAACCGCGCCGGCGCGCTCGAGGTCTCCATGCCAGCGGTGCAACCGGCCGAGCTGTGGCAGGAATCCGGACGCTGGGAAAAATATGGCCCTGAACTGCTGCGCATCCGCGACCGCCACCAGCGCGAGTTTTGCTTTGGCCCCACGCACGAGGAAATCATCACCGAACTGGCGCGCAACGAGCTGCGCAGCTACAAGCAGCTGCCGGTGAATTACTACCAGATTCAAACCAAATTCCGCGATGAAATCCGCCCCCGCTTCGGCGTGATGCGCGCGCGCGAGTTCCTGATGAAAGACGCCTATTCCTTTCATCTCGACAGCGCCTCCCTGGCCGAGACTTACGAGATCATGTACCAGACCTACAGCCGCATTTTCCGCCGCTGCGGGCTGGACTTTCGCGCCGTGCAGGCCGACACCGGCAGCATCGGCGGCAATGCCTCGCATGAATTTCATGTGCTGGCCAGCAGCGGCGAGGATGCCATCGCCTTCTCCACCGGCAGCGACTATGCCGCCAATGTCGAGCTGGCCGAGGCAGTCGCGCCAGCCGCCGCCGCACCCGCGCCAACCCAAGAGGCGCGCCTGGTCGATACTCCCGAGGCCAAAACCATCGCCGAGTTGGTCGAGCAATTCGGCCAGCCGATTGAGCGCACCGTCAAAACCTTGATTGTTGCCGCGGCGGAGGATGGACTGGAGGCCAAGGGCACTCAGGACAAGAAGGACACCAGGGACAGCAAGGGCAACAATGACGGCGAGAACAGCGCGATGCCCAAAGCGGGCCTGATTGCCCTGCTGGTGCGTGGCGACCATGGATTAAACAGCGTCAAGGCCGAGAAGCTGCCCCAGGTGGCCAGCCCACTGCGCATGGCCACCGAGGAGGAAATTCGCGCCGCCATTGGCGCCGGTCCCGGCTCCCTGGGACCGAAAGACCTACCCATCCCCTGCGTGGTGGATCGCGCCGTGGCGGTGGCGGCGGACTTTAGCGCCGGCGCCAACCAGGACGGCAAACACTGGTTCGGGCTCAACTGGGGCCGCGACCTGCCGCTGCCGCCGGTGGCCGACCTGCGCAACGTGGAGGAAGGCGACCCAAGCCCCGACGGCCAGGGCCAGCTCACCATCGCGCGGGGCATCGAGGTGGGGCATATTTTCCAGCTTGGTACCAAATACAGCCAGGCAATGAAAGCCGTGGTGCTGGATGACGCCGGCAAGGCCATTACCCCCACCATGGGCTGCTACGGCATCGGTGTGTCGCGCGTGGTGGCCGCCGCCATTGAGCAGCACCATGACGAACGCGGCATCCGCTGGCCCGAACCCATCGCGCCCTTCAGCGTCGCCCTGCTGCCGATGAAGCTCGGCAAATCCTACCGGGTGCGCGAGGCGGCCGAACGGCTGCATCAAGACCTTGAGAACGCCGGCATCGAGGTGCTCTACGATGATCGCGACGCCCGCCCCGGGGTCATGTTCGCCGACATGGAACTTATCGGCATCCCCCATCGGCTGGTCATCGGCGACAAGCATCTGGATAACGGCAAACTGGAATACAAAGGCCGGCGCGATCAGGACATGCAACTGATCGACCTGGACCAAGCCATCCCCTTTCTTCTGCGGCAACTTGCCGCCAATTCCAACTGA
- a CDS encoding (2Fe-2S) ferredoxin domain-containing protein produces the protein MSYYSHHLFFCTNQREEGCQCCNARGASEARAYAKKRGKELGLAIPGGVRVNAAGCLNRCAEGPVAVVYPQGVWYSYRSHEDIEEILQAHLIGGEPVERLRLSDTPHQR, from the coding sequence ATGTCCTACTATAGCCATCATCTCTTTTTCTGTACCAACCAGCGCGAGGAAGGCTGCCAGTGTTGCAATGCGCGCGGGGCCAGCGAGGCGCGCGCCTACGCCAAAAAGCGCGGTAAGGAACTTGGACTTGCCATTCCCGGCGGTGTGCGTGTCAATGCCGCCGGTTGCCTCAATCGCTGCGCCGAGGGGCCGGTCGCCGTGGTCTATCCGCAAGGGGTCTGGTACAGCTATCGCAGCCATGAGGATATCGAGGAGATTCTGCAAGCGCATCTTATTGGCGGGGAGCCGGTCGAGCGATTGCGTTTGTCTGACACGCCACATCAGCGATAA
- a CDS encoding Druantia anti-phage system protein DruA — translation MHDITLRAVAPDEEARFKALLEAYHYLGAAAKIGHTLWYVAIWRDQWLALLVLSAAAWKCAARDQWIGWDRRYQFDRLHLIANNARFLILPQWHVPNLASKVLSLCERQVSTDWQTRFGYPLWLLETFVDPRRFTGTCYRAANWLEVGQTRGYRRTRAGYSQQPDGAKRVFVRPLIGQVQARLSDPRLDSQYRYGAPKLMISAQQMRSLPAFFVDVPDPRRGQGRRHPLPVVLAISAAAVLCGARGYKAIAAWAKDLSQAARARFGCRYRNGRYEVPSRTRIRDVLTRVDPDALDGALQGWNAQMGAEDEGLAIDGKTMCNAIDAEGRQTHILGVVGHDSKVCHTQKKSVLCLSMAVMN, via the coding sequence TTGCACGACATCACCCTGCGTGCGGTCGCCCCAGATGAAGAGGCGCGCTTCAAAGCATTGCTCGAGGCGTATCACTACCTGGGCGCGGCGGCAAAAATCGGTCACACCCTCTGGTATGTCGCCATCTGGCGGGATCAGTGGTTGGCGTTGCTGGTGCTGAGCGCCGCGGCCTGGAAGTGCGCGGCGCGCGATCAGTGGATCGGCTGGGATCGCCGCTACCAGTTCGACCGCCTGCATCTGATCGCCAACAACGCCCGCTTTCTCATTCTGCCCCAGTGGCATGTGCCCAATCTCGCCTCCAAGGTGCTGTCGCTGTGCGAGCGCCAGGTCAGCACTGATTGGCAGACCCGCTTCGGTTATCCGCTGTGGTTGCTGGAGACCTTCGTCGATCCGCGCCGCTTTACCGGCACCTGCTATCGCGCGGCCAACTGGCTGGAGGTCGGGCAGACGCGCGGGTACCGCCGCACGCGCGCCGGCTACAGCCAGCAGCCCGATGGCGCCAAGCGGGTGTTTGTCCGCCCCTTGATCGGGCAGGTCCAAGCACGCTTGTCCGACCCAAGACTCGATTCCCAGTATCGCTATGGAGCCCCAAAACTCATGATCTCCGCACAACAGATGCGTTCGCTTCCTGCGTTCTTTGTCGATGTCCCTGATCCGCGTCGCGGCCAAGGCCGGCGTCATCCCTTGCCGGTGGTTCTTGCGATCTCCGCCGCGGCGGTGCTGTGCGGGGCGCGTGGCTATAAGGCCATCGCCGCTTGGGCGAAGGATCTCAGCCAGGCGGCCCGGGCGCGCTTTGGTTGCCGTTATCGCAACGGTCGCTATGAGGTGCCCAGCCGCACGCGCATCCGCGATGTCCTCACCCGGGTCGATCCCGACGCCCTTGATGGGGCGCTGCAGGGCTGGAATGCGCAGATGGGCGCCGAGGACGAGGGCCTGGCCATTGATGGCAAGACGATGTGCAATGCCATCGACGCCGAGGGACGCCAGACCCACATCCTCGGTGTCGTTGGACATGACTCCAAGGTCTGTCACACCCAAAAAAAGTCGGTGCTTTGCCTGTCAATGGCAGTGATGAACTGA
- a CDS encoding helix-turn-helix domain-containing protein yields MSHAIHQAEPLATSLRAAREAKGLSQRDLSALAGVPQPQISRIEAGVVDLRISSLVALANALGLNVTLVPHKALPAVRSIMRQTSHHTIDTEPKPAYSLDDD; encoded by the coding sequence ATGTCTCACGCTATCCACCAGGCAGAGCCTCTCGCAACCAGCCTGCGCGCCGCACGCGAAGCAAAAGGACTGAGTCAGCGCGACCTGAGCGCGCTTGCTGGCGTACCACAGCCACAGATTTCGCGCATCGAGGCAGGCGTGGTCGATTTGCGGATTTCCAGTCTCGTCGCGCTCGCCAACGCACTCGGCCTGAACGTCACCCTGGTACCACACAAGGCGCTGCCGGCGGTCCGCTCGATCATGCGCCAGACCAGCCACCACACAATCGACACCGAGCCAAAACCGGCCTACTCCCTCGACGATGACTGA
- a CDS encoding ISAs1 family transposase, which yields MAIPVLDSLDLTDKTLTADALLTQRSLAEYLIERGAHYVFIAKENQPTLVADIRLLFQARGEPDFRESSDLAHGRIESRAIWTSTALNNYLDFPHVGQVFAIERTTTEKKTDKTSVETVFGVTDHTPESASPKRLLAFNRGHWGIEAHHWILDWNWDEDRCTIRTGHGPENITRLRRFAAGLIKTKSKDSVAATIEKLARKVRRVFDYLGMTANSMPRAARVAPVG from the coding sequence ATGGCCATCCCGGTGCTCGACTCCCTCGACCTCACTGACAAGACCCTCACCGCCGACGCCCTGCTCACCCAGCGCTCGCTCGCTGAGTATCTCATCGAACGGGGCGCGCATTACGTCTTTATCGCCAAAGAGAATCAGCCCACGCTGGTTGCCGACATCCGCCTGCTTTTCCAGGCGCGGGGCGAGCCGGATTTTCGCGAGTCATCGGACCTTGCGCATGGGCGTATCGAAAGCCGCGCGATTTGGACCTCCACGGCGCTGAACAACTATCTCGATTTCCCCCATGTCGGGCAGGTCTTCGCCATTGAGCGCACCACCACTGAGAAAAAAACCGACAAGACCTCCGTCGAGACAGTCTTCGGCGTCACGGATCATACCCCTGAGAGTGCAAGCCCTAAGCGCCTGCTCGCCTTCAACCGTGGGCATTGGGGCATTGAAGCCCATCACTGGATCCTCGACTGGAACTGGGATGAGGATCGCTGCACCATCCGCACCGGCCATGGACCAGAAAACATCACCCGACTGCGCCGGTTTGCCGCCGGTCTGATCAAAACGAAATCCAAGGATTCCGTGGCAGCCACCATCGAGAAGCTCGCGCGCAAAGTCCGCCGTGTCTTCGATTATCTGGGCATGACGGCAAACTCAATGCCCCGCGCTGCCCGTGTCGCGCCTGTTGGTTAG
- the fabA gene encoding 3-hydroxyacyl-[acyl-carrier-protein] dehydratase FabA, which yields MSRIESFTREQLLACGHGEMFGPGNAQLPVPNMLMMDRIIHMSDDGGPHGKGEIIAELDITPDLWFFGCHFPGDPVMPGCLGLDAFWQIVGFYLAWIGNPGHGRALGVGEVKFSGQVLPKANKVTYRVSMKRVISRKLVLGIADGIMDVDGREIYTAKDLRVGLFMSTDGF from the coding sequence ATGAGCAGAATTGAATCCTTCACCCGCGAGCAACTGCTCGCCTGCGGCCATGGCGAGATGTTCGGACCAGGCAATGCACAGCTCCCGGTGCCCAACATGCTGATGATGGACCGCATTATCCACATGAGCGACGACGGTGGGCCCCACGGCAAGGGCGAGATCATCGCCGAACTCGACATCACGCCCGATCTCTGGTTCTTTGGCTGTCACTTTCCCGGCGATCCAGTCATGCCCGGCTGCCTGGGACTGGACGCCTTCTGGCAGATCGTCGGCTTTTATCTTGCCTGGATCGGCAACCCCGGCCATGGTCGCGCCCTGGGTGTGGGGGAGGTGAAATTCAGCGGGCAAGTACTCCCCAAGGCCAACAAGGTCACCTACAGGGTCAGCATGAAGCGCGTCATCAGCCGCAAACTGGTGCTTGGCATCGCCGATGGCATCATGGACGTGGATGGCCGCGAGATCTACACCGCCAAGGATTTGCGGGTGGGGCTTTTCATGTCGACGGACGGATTTTAG
- a CDS encoding type II toxin-antitoxin system HipA family toxin, whose amino-acid sequence MTGPSTLNVRLHERLIGTLTHLGAERTIFALTDDYIQDPERPTLSLRFKDTMGELMTDFRPYKIKLMPFFSNLLPEGHLRKYLAHRAHIHPEREYFLLRILGRDLPGAVTVEPADPEAWATEPGLESPGQESAEKPHAGALRFSLAGVQLKFSAAADAKGGLTIPASGVGGDWILKLPSREYRGIPENEFSMMTLARQIGILVPDIALVPIASIQNLPEGIGHFGDTAFVIKRFDRTETGSVHIEDFAQVFDVYAEDKYQRASFRNIAAVIAAESGTQDIAEFIRRLTFNTLIGNGDMHLKNWSLMYPDTRHARLSPAYDFVSTIAYIPQDQAALTFSRTRGFETFTEDELLHLATKAGLPRKLVIDTARETLATFLDLWPREKKNLPMHQDVVAAIDRHLTRLPLVIGAKANRTINKRAAS is encoded by the coding sequence ATGACTGGCCCATCCACCCTGAATGTGCGACTCCATGAGCGCCTGATCGGCACCTTGACCCATCTTGGCGCCGAACGGACAATTTTCGCCTTGACCGACGACTACATCCAGGACCCGGAAAGACCGACGCTGAGCCTGAGATTCAAAGACACCATGGGCGAGCTGATGACCGATTTTCGGCCCTACAAAATCAAGCTCATGCCCTTTTTCTCGAACTTACTGCCCGAAGGACATCTGCGCAAATACCTTGCACACAGGGCGCACATTCACCCAGAGCGAGAATACTTTCTTCTGAGGATACTGGGACGCGACCTACCCGGTGCGGTCACCGTTGAACCAGCCGATCCCGAAGCTTGGGCGACAGAACCCGGATTGGAAAGCCCCGGCCAGGAAAGCGCGGAAAAACCCCACGCCGGCGCATTGCGTTTTTCTCTGGCGGGTGTGCAGTTAAAATTCTCCGCCGCGGCCGATGCGAAAGGCGGATTAACCATCCCGGCCAGCGGTGTTGGCGGCGACTGGATCCTGAAATTGCCATCGCGCGAGTATCGCGGTATTCCTGAAAACGAATTTTCGATGATGACACTGGCACGGCAAATCGGGATTTTGGTACCCGACATCGCGCTAGTCCCTATCGCATCCATCCAAAATCTGCCCGAGGGCATCGGTCATTTTGGCGATACGGCCTTTGTCATCAAGCGTTTTGACCGCACCGAAACAGGCTCCGTTCACATCGAAGATTTTGCCCAAGTATTTGATGTTTATGCGGAAGACAAATACCAGCGGGCAAGCTTTCGCAACATCGCCGCAGTCATCGCAGCCGAATCCGGCACACAAGATATCGCGGAGTTCATTCGGCGACTGACCTTTAACACACTCATTGGCAATGGCGACATGCACTTGAAAAATTGGTCCCTAATGTACCCCGACACCCGCCACGCGCGACTTTCGCCAGCCTATGATTTTGTATCAACCATCGCCTACATTCCCCAGGACCAAGCCGCGCTGACATTTAGTCGCACCAGGGGATTTGAGACCTTCACCGAAGACGAACTCCTGCATCTTGCCACCAAAGCAGGACTACCGCGCAAGCTAGTGATCGACACAGCGCGCGAAACACTAGCGACATTCTTGGACCTGTGGCCGCGGGAAAAAAAGAACCTGCCCATGCACCAGGACGTTGTCGCGGCCATCGACAGGCATCTAACGCGCCTGCCGCTTGTGATTGGCGCCAAAGCAAATCGCACAATCAACAAGCGCGCGGCTTCCTAG
- the rplM gene encoding 50S ribosomal protein L13, giving the protein MTTVSAKPAEVRRVWHLVDAEGKTLGRLATELARRLRGKHKPCYTPHVDTGDYLVVVNAEKIRVTGNKLENKMYYRHTGYIGNLRSSNLADMLARHPERVLEAAVKGMMPHNPLGRAMLKKLKIYAGAEHRHAAQQPQPLDI; this is encoded by the coding sequence ATGACAACTGTAAGCGCAAAGCCGGCTGAAGTGCGCCGTGTCTGGCATCTGGTGGATGCCGAGGGCAAGACGCTGGGCCGTCTCGCCACCGAACTGGCGCGGCGCCTGCGCGGTAAGCATAAGCCTTGTTACACCCCGCATGTCGACACCGGCGACTACCTGGTGGTGGTCAATGCCGAGAAAATCCGTGTCACTGGCAATAAGCTCGAGAACAAGATGTACTACCGCCACACTGGGTACATCGGCAATCTGCGCTCCTCCAACTTGGCTGACATGCTCGCGCGTCATCCGGAGCGGGTGCTCGAGGCTGCCGTCAAGGGCATGATGCCGCACAACCCGCTGGGGCGAGCCATGCTCAAAAAGCTCAAGATTTACGCGGGGGCGGAGCACCGCCACGCGGCCCAGCAGCCGCAACCGCTGGACATTTAA
- a CDS encoding alkaline phosphatase PhoX, translating to MPTKPIHLTITATLGLGAASLTLAGSIDFSPAPFAQTDADKRQILTSPSAMVDGRQAPLEYRAILRSGDRVGSGTFGLLHDIQGNPLLAADGSPVISNSNDFSSILTGKDGKLYMVSHFESRPGAIYLTELAQDRQTGALSAIQTRALDLAAQRGGWVLCAGSVTPWGTHLGAEEYEPDARQWRDQSISPYNAAMATYFGAAPAQAGDLMNPYDYGYPIEIDVSDFDHARVQKHYAMGRIALELGYVLPDRKTLYLSDDGTNVGLFRFVAQTPGDLSAGSLWAARWSQRSAAGAGTALLDWVYLGYASNDQVSQWKDSYRFADIFDEADPVKEKGKNTGRCPEGFSSINVGHQDGQHQCLKLRDIDGDGAVWQSDWNIASRLETRRWAAMRGATTEFRKMEGISYNPDANLLYLAMSEIDRGMLDFARVGKGREGEKRPYDQYDIGGPNHMTIARGNLCGAVYALSLDGNYTATHIFPLISGTPMTTNHGAEADSPDFDGLNHCDIDGIANPDNISYLPGYHRLIIGEDSVSGHQNDMVWAYNTQSGALTRIQTTPYGAEATSAYWYPNIKGFAYLMSVVQHPYGEPDASGIHPAQRLKNPAQAAGYTGYLVFPALDH from the coding sequence ATGCCAACCAAACCCATTCACCTCACTATCACGGCAACTCTCGGTCTGGGGGCGGCTTCCTTAACGCTGGCGGGAAGCATTGACTTCAGCCCAGCACCCTTTGCGCAAACGGATGCCGACAAGCGCCAGATTCTGACATCGCCATCCGCCATGGTCGATGGTCGACAGGCCCCCCTTGAATACCGCGCCATCCTGCGCTCAGGCGACAGGGTGGGCAGCGGCACCTTTGGCCTGCTGCACGACATCCAGGGCAATCCGCTGCTGGCCGCGGACGGCTCGCCCGTGATCTCCAACAGCAACGACTTCAGCTCCATCCTCACCGGCAAGGATGGCAAGCTTTACATGGTCTCCCACTTTGAGTCACGCCCCGGCGCCATCTATCTGACCGAGCTGGCTCAGGATAGGCAGACGGGCGCGCTGAGTGCCATCCAGACCCGAGCGCTCGACCTTGCCGCGCAGCGCGGTGGCTGGGTACTTTGCGCGGGTAGTGTGACGCCCTGGGGCACGCACCTGGGCGCGGAAGAGTATGAACCGGACGCCAGGCAATGGCGCGACCAGAGCATCAGCCCCTACAACGCCGCCATGGCGACCTACTTTGGCGCCGCGCCTGCCCAAGCCGGCGACCTCATGAACCCCTATGACTACGGCTACCCGATTGAAATTGATGTCAGCGACTTTGATCACGCCAGGGTACAAAAACACTACGCCATGGGGCGCATCGCGCTCGAGCTTGGCTATGTGCTACCGGATCGAAAAACCCTCTACCTGTCGGACGATGGCACCAATGTCGGCCTGTTCCGCTTTGTTGCCCAAACCCCAGGCGACCTGAGCGCCGGCTCTCTCTGGGCCGCGCGCTGGTCGCAACGATCCGCGGCCGGCGCCGGTACCGCGTTGCTGGACTGGGTCTATCTGGGATATGCCAGCAACGACCAGGTCAGCCAGTGGAAAGACAGTTATCGCTTTGCCGACATCTTCGACGAGGCCGATCCAGTCAAGGAAAAGGGCAAGAACACAGGCCGCTGCCCGGAGGGCTTCAGCTCCATCAACGTCGGTCATCAAGACGGCCAGCACCAGTGCCTGAAGCTGCGCGACATCGACGGCGATGGCGCCGTCTGGCAGTCCGACTGGAACATCGCCTCGCGCCTGGAGACCCGGCGTTGGGCGGCCATGCGGGGCGCCACCACCGAGTTCCGCAAGATGGAAGGCATCAGCTACAACCCGGACGCGAACCTGCTCTACCTTGCCATGTCCGAGATCGACCGTGGCATGCTCGATTTTGCTCGGGTTGGCAAGGGGCGCGAGGGGGAAAAGCGGCCCTATGATCAATACGATATCGGCGGCCCCAACCACATGACCATTGCCCGGGGCAATCTGTGCGGCGCCGTCTACGCTCTCTCGCTCGACGGCAACTACACCGCCACCCACATCTTCCCGCTCATCTCGGGTACGCCCATGACGACCAATCATGGCGCCGAGGCCGACTCGCCAGACTTCGACGGCCTGAACCACTGCGATATCGACGGCATCGCCAACCCGGATAACATCAGTTACCTGCCGGGCTACCACAGACTGATCATCGGCGAGGACAGTGTCTCTGGTCACCAGAACGACATGGTCTGGGCCTACAACACCCAATCCGGCGCTCTCACCCGCATCCAGACCACGCCCTATGGCGCGGAGGCGACCTCGGCCTATTGGTATCCCAACATCAAGGGCTTCGCCTATCTGATGTCGGTGGTGCAGCATCCTTATGGCGAGCCGGACGCATCCGGCATCCATCCGGCGCAGCGTTTGAAGAATCCCGCGCAAGCCGCTGGTTACACGGGGTATCTGGTGTTTCCCGCGCTGGACCATTAG
- a CDS encoding phenylpyruvate tautomerase MIF-related protein, producing MPTLKIQTNATRDDSAWDALLDTASKQVAELLGKPEGYVMVIAEPTAKMRFAGTDEPLAYLELKSLGLPEARTPELSAALTALVGEHLGVPAARVYIEFSAPARHLFGRAKPC from the coding sequence ATGCCAACACTCAAAATTCAAACCAATGCCACGCGCGATGACAGCGCCTGGGACGCACTGCTTGACACCGCCTCCAAGCAGGTCGCGGAACTACTCGGCAAGCCGGAGGGCTATGTGATGGTGATCGCCGAGCCGACCGCCAAGATGCGTTTTGCTGGCACCGATGAACCCCTAGCCTATCTGGAGCTAAAAAGTCTCGGGCTCCCGGAGGCGCGCACGCCTGAGCTGTCCGCCGCGCTCACTGCGCTGGTGGGGGAGCATCTGGGGGTGCCGGCGGCGCGGGTGTATATCGAGTTCAGCGCCCCGGCGCGGCATCTGTTTGGCAGGGCGAAACCGTGCTAG
- a CDS encoding porin: MKKKIIGLAVAAAMAAPAAAMAEAILYGKLHVSIDYADVKNAYQTPVFAPNGNRVRGGTDFSGWGINGKGDYIPGVSRANRVGVKGSEDLGNGLKAIYQVELGVSLADTNDNVTSGSDSISMRNSFVGLAGSFGTVLVGRHDTPMKISTGKLDMFSDTMADYNGTVGFDDVRADNTIAYISPSFSGFQFMGALVAPGGSTALGNNNVNSDELNGAWSLAGIYSNGPFYASVAYETAGNEMFMNSADSEAGVTLAPPATNCTLPTGALGPGSTCSYVSDDFDKWRIGLGLLDWNGFTLTAVYENQDHNPAGQTYSATVRNPGGAFVAVPDGIESQELWQIQAGYAFGNNQVKAMYGQADRDYKLSTANYPGAANTNNRNQISAWDGERTVWAIAFDHNFSKRTKAYILYTNVDDDYEDYVTMTGTPNISNGVTSSWDGFSLGMIHKF, encoded by the coding sequence ATGAAAAAGAAAATCATTGGTCTAGCAGTAGCCGCCGCCATGGCCGCTCCTGCCGCCGCGATGGCAGAGGCCATCCTGTACGGTAAGCTGCATGTCTCGATTGACTATGCCGACGTGAAAAACGCCTATCAAACACCTGTATTCGCACCCAATGGCAATAGAGTAAGAGGCGGAACCGATTTCTCTGGTTGGGGTATCAACGGCAAGGGCGACTACATTCCTGGTGTGAGCCGTGCCAACCGGGTTGGTGTCAAGGGTTCCGAAGATCTCGGCAACGGTCTAAAAGCGATTTACCAAGTCGAACTTGGTGTGAGCTTGGCCGATACGAACGATAATGTCACCAGCGGTTCAGATAGTATCAGCATGCGTAATAGCTTCGTTGGTTTGGCTGGAAGCTTTGGTACCGTGTTGGTCGGTCGTCATGACACACCGATGAAAATCTCTACTGGCAAGTTGGATATGTTCTCCGACACCATGGCGGACTACAACGGTACTGTGGGCTTTGATGACGTTCGCGCGGACAACACCATCGCCTACATCTCGCCAAGCTTCTCCGGCTTCCAGTTCATGGGCGCACTCGTTGCTCCCGGTGGCTCGACTGCACTCGGCAATAACAATGTTAATTCCGACGAGTTGAACGGTGCTTGGTCGTTAGCTGGTATCTACAGCAACGGTCCTTTCTACGCATCAGTTGCCTACGAAACCGCTGGCAATGAGATGTTCATGAACTCGGCTGACAGTGAAGCTGGCGTGACGCTGGCGCCTCCAGCGACCAATTGCACCTTGCCGACCGGCGCCTTGGGCCCAGGAAGCACCTGTAGCTATGTTAGCGATGACTTCGATAAGTGGCGTATCGGCCTCGGGCTCCTTGATTGGAATGGCTTTACATTAACAGCTGTCTATGAGAACCAGGATCACAATCCTGCCGGCCAGACTTACTCAGCCACAGTTAGAAATCCAGGCGGAGCCTTTGTGGCCGTGCCGGATGGCATTGAAAGCCAAGAGTTGTGGCAGATTCAAGCTGGCTACGCCTTTGGTAACAACCAAGTCAAGGCAATGTATGGCCAAGCCGACCGTGACTACAAGCTTAGCACCGCCAACTACCCCGGTGCTGCCAATACGAACAACCGCAATCAGATTAGCGCTTGGGACGGAGAGCGTACCGTTTGGGCCATCGCCTTTGACCACAACTTCAGCAAGCGGACCAAGGCGTACATTCTGTACACCAACGTCGATGATGATTACGAAGACTATGTTACTATGACGGGTACGCCCAACATTAGCAATGGCGTAACCTCCTCTTGGGATGGCTTCTCCCTCGGCATGATCCACAAGTTCTGA